The nucleotide sequence AACGTCTGTTTTGAGCACGTTCATGGTGTGGGTCTACGTAGGAATTTCATCTCTTCATCAGTGAGATCACTTGGTGCTGTAGCGTCCTTACCAAACAATTCTTCAACGATATGTTTACGGAATGAAAATATACATCTCTCGTCTACCTTTTCTGGAGGTGTGGTCAGCAAACTGACAATGATTCCCACAATAATTGTGACCGTAAACCCAACCAGAGATATAAGCATGTAAGATATATTGTAGATTTGTTCCAAAACTGTAAGTTCGCTCTCAACGACAACTGTAGTTGTAGCATTAACAACTGGGCTGCTCGTTGTCTCGAAGTTCGAGTACTCTAATGTTGTTTGATTACTTGTGAAGTATAAGTCACAGTTGTGTGTGGGCCCGGCGGGGAGGGTGGGGTTCGGAGGTAAATCACCGAAGAGCTTTCCTAAATTAATCCAGAACGTAAGAGCGATTCCACAAAATGTGCCGACCAGTATGCCTTTCGTGGTTGCTCGCTTAAATCCAACTGCCAGAATAAATATTGCACAAGTCGGCCCGTCTAGACATCCCATCAGGCTCTGGAAAAGGGAGATAACTGTTCCCGGTAACACAGAAATCAGAAACGTCGTGCCTAAGGCCACTGCTCCGAACGCAAACGTCAGAAAACGTGACAGTTTAGCCGCTGTCCTGTCTCCAATATTAGgtttgtttactttaataatGTCCTCGTACACAATTGCTGAGAGGCTGCTTACAAATGACGACAGTGTACTTAACGCAGCGCATGACAGAGCGGCGACAAATAAACCTGGAATTCCCGGGTGCTTATTAAACATGTCCATCACTGCAAAAGGTACTATTTCATTTACATTCTCAATGACTCCGCCTTCATATATGTCGCAGCCTTTCGAATTGTAATATGCAAAGAGGACTCCGCCTTCGAAAGCCGCTAGCCAGCAAAGAATAAGAAAGAAAGGACAAGCAAACAGAAGCATTTTTCTGGCTTCCCTTGTATTTGGTACAGAATAAATACGCTGCATGCCAGGCTGCATAAACGAAGCGCATAACATCATTGTAATACTTCCAAATGTCATATTCCAAAAGGTTAATCTTGCACTTGGATCCAAACTGAATTTCGCATAGTCAAGTCTATCCCCAGATAAA is from Mya arenaria isolate MELC-2E11 chromosome 9, ASM2691426v1 and encodes:
- the LOC128246237 gene encoding sodium-dependent multivitamin transporter-like, translating into MRITDVDRVPRVKITDVDSIPRRNTDVAAYRGELRMSTAFRGGIRMLPRTTEDYGCGQLMDMFNKHPGIPGLFVAALSCAALSTLSSFVSSLSAIVYEDIIKVNKPNIGDRTAAKLSRFLTFAFGAVALGTTFLISVLPGTVISLFQSLMGCLDGPTCAIFILAVGFKRATTKGILVGTFCGIALTFWINLGKLFGDLPPNPTLPAGPTHNCDLYFTSNQTTLEYSNFETTSSPVVNATTTVVVESELTVLEQIYNISYMLISLVGFTVTIIVGIIVSLLTTPPEKVDERCIFSFRKHIVEELFGKDATAPSDLTDEEMKFLRRPTP